Part of the Spinacia oleracea cultivar Varoflay chromosome 5, BTI_SOV_V1, whole genome shotgun sequence genome, attgaggattggtgtctaataattttaatgaaatttacttatgacagattttcatctcttacagtaaagtttcataggtctgtcggatactagtcttcccaaagtaagtatctatgcaaatgattacgacattgccatgtccacatagttcaagaaacagaactactagtcatcttccattctagtcgtctaacgttttctatgcgtctatctttatagaaaactccgaccagggaccattttcaacttttgacattcaagttcacttgatagacatttcttagtcacaggactggtcctgacagtctatcttgaatatattgtcaaattgaaaggactcgtcatttaatactaaaccaagattaaatggaatatgaaaatacatttcatatatgataaatgttcaaccccaatgtattacaaccatgggcctcaaacccatctttaaaacagttcatggaattcaaagctatgcttgatttccagtgctacaatatgagtgttgcttctcacttgttgcataggtttagttatcatgctttgccaatcttaatatctttttcatcgaatgttcttcgagatatgatgataagatctttttgagtttgtttattatgtgatatagtctttcttacttcgatagtggttctacgcattttgcaatgaataaccaacaagtcagcagacatgtgatccacccaagttcagtgaagaactctttaacttaaacaaccctgtttcattgcttcttaggcaataatttcttttacttcagctgtttaggttgctagtgatgctttgtttggatttccttatccaagcagttcacagatatgtggaagactttccaactatatcttagaacatagaaattattattttaatttcccacgcaacaactcatggtctccaatccatgttgccatttcaaaacacgatgctctttagctcgtccttgtcaatggttaactccaaaggaatcttgcttgatcctttgccagtgtttatgcgtgtagcatcaatatttagcatatctttatttccttgaatcaagaactactcttatgtaccttttcaagtaccataagtttttcttgatctcaatctagttgatctttacttagatcaatagagattggttatACGTTCATCATGCCTAAAGccttacgatacgtttttggcgatcctcatattatatcatacatgataaattcttttgcagaataattcccaattgaattctattcatgtaactttagctcattctagtttcagtagatactaaatccagctaaattctttgacatataatataggtgaagaatctcatctagatcctttgatgtttgacttagtaaatgcttatacatagttcaaacattctttacttagatttattcacatgggtcgaatatctccaatggagtctttcgtgtttgatttagtaaatgccattacttaatctaaaacaatattgtaagatctttgtaaatagatcttaatacccagtatgtactaagtttcgccatggtccatcattgatgaataatttcaaatctaagtcatcagcatttgaatgttatttcacaataaagagatatgtgtgtgatacacataggaccaattaagttttacgtactcccattaagcttcttatatatctataagaatcatgtatattttatgaaactaaaatacttattagcttcactaaaatacagttccaattcccagatgtttgcttaaatctgtacttaggttttataagctagctttcgttttcaagcatttatttggatccacaaatcctatgacataccatgtacatagtttattccaacattcgattgaggaatacgttttgtcatccaattgccatatgtaccaatatgcaattattgcttgcttgatttatagacttgagcattacgattatgcatgaggtttcaacacaatccatgccatgaatttgcttgtaacctttagcaactaatctagctttgtgttgtgaacacattTCCATGtgtgatggtttttatccttaaaaccaatttgcaaccaataggtgtaaactattcttgcaaatcaacaaaaaaatcaattttgtcatcaaaacattaattatgttttatggcctttaaccatttaaaacatggagtctatatatggcctctaaccattttagggaatctgggtttcgtcatagctttcttacgagtcacaaactcattaatctatgtgataatagtttgactgcaagttgtaggtttcttcactatctaatagaagaatctcatagtttcattgacctcaactccatgtttcttcactatctaatagaagaatctcatagtttcagtgacttgaactctatgcctactttgggtatagaacatcaaacaatagaatatcaacaggcactttgagagtcctttgaatattatgttctccttgaagcacttgtaaagtcttctaagagatgttttttttaaagccacttctaaagtccttaaagaataagttcggattttctgaacacttcgaaaagcctccggaatgtccgtttatgtttgttgttcgcctcgaagactttcaaggtctattttctcccacttatcattttggaaacgaatctccaaaaggacattatttcaagcaaacaaacattatgttctcaaaaatccgtggtagaaacaatacccttgtgtctcatttgaataaatcacaatgaaacatatatctatacttgggccttagtttgtcgaatgacaaacactaagctcccactgagttcaggaactctttagatatattatgaaaagatattctgaaattacttttcaatagctttgacgaattttgtttattttggtggtagttgagcattttgttttagaaattataggaaaagtctttatgattcatcattgatcgaatcaagtactaattgacttcgatcattgcaacgtagatatgccatatcttatggagctagatcgtgaaattacaacacacaatcattgatgatcatatttggtcttaaagtaatcatcgtcatgatctaacctagatctttatgatttcttgccatttGGATttcatacttctgaatctttaaaCTAGCCAagcagattcaaacttatatcacatttgagtaaataaacctatattcactcaagtccatgtgaaataataaaggcataaaatctttctttagctttgaattctattgtctaggcgttctaacaatagttcatatcctttgttactttcaacaagtaagactggcTCGTcttaaatgatctagaaatcaatcaactttcaaaagtccatcaaaatagagcttttgaatgttaacttgttgatatggtctaagtaacaatgctaaaggtttgtggaactcaaatcaagaggttgatttgaacctagtaaagttctattgttaaagagttgcttgttttaatcaagcatattgactcaacccgtaaatgaccatttcattcaaataaacaaacaaacattgtttttgtttttcttgaatgtgagtctttctgtgtttgaaggagaaatttaggtatgctgattatggaacaaaatagccattaagttccagccttgaaaggacttaaaacaaactagatgatcctacaactaatgtagcaatgccatgcttcatttcccacttgtaggtcattagtgtagcctagcttccattgtttgagttattagcGAAGTAAAAACcttaagcggtatatgataccaaggaagtttgattgctaggtcacttctctttaaacataaaccgTAACACCCCGTATATTTAAGCCTGTTTTATTATTCGGTAATTACGATTATTAACATAATTACGTCCTAAACTTTTCCgatattattttaaaattaccTTATTATGTTCACGTTTTTATTGTGACATGATACAAGATATTTAAGCCCCATGTTTAACTTTTGTCTCCCATCTTTTTAGCCCAAGTATTGATTTTATCCCAAAAATCTGATTATTATTCTTGAGTGGGAAATTTCAATTTTACCCTTGGTCAATTAAAGACCAAAGACCATCTTTTGTTGTctgccttcttcttcctcttttaCACGTATGAAGAGCTTGCTCACCAAGCTCCTTGACTTTTCAAGATTCAACCCAATTTCATTGcaaattcaaattttctttCTTCCTCTCTTATGCGTGGCAAAATCAGGACATTTTGTTTGCCAAATGTCTAATTTCTTTATACTCTTCCATGACTCACCATATCAAgaattttctataaatagccaTTGAAACTCCATTGTTCCTCAAACTAAAACCAATTAATCTTTTTGATTTCATTTAGCTTAATTTAATTTGCTTCCCCTCTATTTTTCCTTgttaaaattcaagaaaaccATTAATATttacccattttctctctcctcctttgaCCACCACGGCCACCACACGCCGGTGATGCTGCTGCCACCATCTTACCTAAGCGCCGGCCATAATCCACCACCCACAACCCAGACCGGCGCCACCTTATCCCGTCGCCGGAGTCCACCGTAGCCTGCTAGACCGTGCTTTCCCATGTTCTTTGTTGATGTTGCTTCGTTGCTTTCCTGCTACTGCTTCTTGCTCTCATGTCAAAATAACccaaaagaaatagaaaagatATCCCTAATTGCTATACCCAGGTACAACCAAGATGGCTGTACCCCCTGCCCAAAATGATGCGCAACGTCGTTTGGGTAAAATACCCAGGTACAGCCAACTTGGCTGTACCCCCTGCCATTGTTAGGCGCGTGGAACCCACGCGCGGGTAAGCAAATATTGTGGCACGTGATGGGAATAAATTTCGCGCAAGAATCGcctataaatacaaaaaaaaaagaggaaaatcatTTCGAAAACCTTTCAAATTCTCAGCACGCaaaaaattttctctctcctctgcccACTCTTCTACTTcgttgttttctctctcttaaaaccGCCATTAAACTTCCTGCAACCACCTCAatcaactttctctctcttcaaaccGCTACTAATCTTCATTATTAAAGCTGAATTTCCACAAAATATCAAGAGAAGAAATCTGTGACTTCTTTTTactgaaaaaaaaagagaaaaatggaTGTTCGTGACGAAATTGAcatgaacaagcttcaaaatccACCGAAAAGCAAAAAGTAAGTAATTACAATTGATTCTGATGTTTCGattttattttcgaactaaAATGAAATCTAATTTTGCTTATTTTCGTTCTATTTCAGAAAAACGAAGATGccgaaagaaaaaaaggaaacgtatgtaatttaatttcagatttcGAACATGCAACTGTTTTATTacttaaatatttgtttaattcagttattttcagtatttttctttataatgttcaaataatttCATTATAATGGTCAATTTTTTGGTTTATGATGTTAGCAAACCCTAACTTCTGATTTTTTGGCTATAGGACTGGAAGATCTAGTGAAGAGCAAAAAATCGGGAATGCAAAGCAACCAGACATGAAGGAGTAAGTTATTTTAAGTTTTCGTAgataaattcattttaatttacaTATGTTCAATCAATTTTATGTTAATGTTCAATCGtttttaatttaatgttcattttcgttGCGTGATGATTTAACCAAACCCTAACTATTGGTTTTTTTATCACAGAACTGGAAAATACGAAATTGAGAAGGAAATTGAAGCTGAAAAGCAAATAGACACATTCCAGTAagtaatttttatgtttttgaatatCTATTTCTATTTAATTTGCGAATGTGCCGTTTTTGACATTTGatacaatacaaatacaaattaatGATACATTGTTCATATTCATAGAGATTTAACAATAATCTTATTGATGATTAAAATTTGGATTGGGAATgtcaattaatttaaatattattataataatgtaAATGTGATGAACTTTTGTTGAGTTTTTCTAATCTTATGTTAGATGTTCAATTTATGTGTAAAATGTTCATATTGTTTAAGCTAGATATTCATTTTGGTCCACTGAGTTTTGTTCATTCCtctgtaaaataaattaagtctTGAGAACTCATGATAACTATCTTATGCAAAATGTTCAATTGATTATAGCAGAATATTcaatatctttttggaaaatgaTCATATATTCCAAACTGGATATCCTTTTTGGTCTACTGAGATTTTCTTTAGGAATACTGAATTATTTCGAatgttatatatataattaaaatgaTTTGAACATTTGTTCATTCATATGTCCAAAAACTAAATCCAGAAATCATGGTAACTGTCTGTCTCCAAAATGTTCaatatattttgataaaatattcattttcgttttataaaatattcaatatattttgatagttcattttctttttataaaatgttcaattttttttctggaatatattttgttacagagttttgttttggaatatactatgaattatttctagtattatattcaTAATGGAAATGTTCTTTGTACTAATATTCAATTTTTCTACAGTAAAATTTTAAACCTACACTCATCTGCGAAAAATGTTCAATTTATTTTGCTAAAatattcaattctttttaataaaatgtTCGTTTACTCTGATATACTAAGTTTGGTTTAGAAATCTTCAACTATTTCAACTActatattcataatttcaatgtTTGAACTTTTGTTCATTTCTTTAGtcctttttattattaaaactcatgataactgtttttatgttaaatgttcattttgttttcataaaatattcatTTCTTCAAACTGAATTTTGCTCTGGACACTCATTAGTTATACATTTATAAAATCTAGAGAACAACCACAAAGGTTAATACTCAAATTTAAGCGAAGACCAACTAAATCCCAGCCAGAGGTTCAGAAAGTATTAAGGTATaagataatatcaattttttattaaatttgaatgatttttaatattatataaTATAATGTGTGCATTAACatcatattaataaaaaatacagTGAAGGAGATGGGAAGGCATGTACAACTTCTGAGACAGAAGTTCAAAAACCATTGAGGTATAATATAATGTCCATTTTTTTACTACATTATGCATGTAatataaatgttctttttcttaaaGTTATTTTTTCAATTGTGTATGGCTTAATATTCATTCATAAATTGAAAGTTTATCTCATCTGCGTTTATGAATTATGTTCAAAAAATTTCCTCCTTGtgttcaaagtttttatgaATTATGATCAAAAAAATTACTTATTATGTTTAAAGCTTCTCCTATATGTTCAAAGGTTTTCTCCATTGTTCGTTCAAATTTTTTAACCTTTATGTTCAAAAATTTTAGTCATATGTTCAAAGCCTTTCTTTCTGTTTATATCTCAGTCAAACTATTTGGTTATATGTTCAAAGCTTTTCTCCATTTTGTTCAAAGTTTTTAACctttatgttcaaagtttttagtCAAATGTTCAAATTTACCTATTATGTTTAAAACTTTTCTCCATTTTGTTCAAAGTTTATTACctttatgttcaaagtttttaccCTAATGTTCAAGTTTTTAGTCATGGGTTCAAATTTCAGTATAATATAATGTCCATTTTTagctttttaaataattttttattaattttatataaaatGACTTGTACGTTTACACCTTACTATTCAAATTACAGTGAAGGAGATAAGAAATCTTCATCAAAATCACAGCCTGAAGTTCAAAAAACATCAAGGTAAAAATTAATATGAATTTTCAATTTAGTTGAATCGTTCataatttttatataaaatagcatgtatattaaaaatatattattcaaATAACAGTGAAATAGATCAAGAAGAGTCTTCAAAATCTTTGGTACAAAGAAAGATTGCTACAAAAAATAGGTAGAATTTGGCATTTTTTTACAATTCATTTTCTTCTGCATATTTGTTCATAATGGTttcattgtttgttcattcatttggaattgtttgttctttattttttatggtttattctttattattgaacaactctttctttcttctttatTTGTAACTTtatatataaatgatatttttCATACGTTTTCATATATATGATCACACATTTGTCGGTTTAATTTATTGAATTCTAAACACattttatccaaaatcaaaatataaaatcgaaaacaatcaaaaccaaaaacattgaaatcaaaacaaataaatgaaaataataaaaatataaacttaCGTTCTGACATCAATGTACTTAAAATTCCAGACGAGCTCCAtggaaacagaggagagagaaaataggagagaaaaaatcgaaataaaccctaagaacaAGATATATCGCaacttgaagaagaagaagaaaaaaaaaaaaaagagttagaAAACTTAGGAAACTCAGGAAGGGGATAAAAATACGCTGAACGACGTCGTTTTcgggggggtacagccagcgctGATTGTACCCGCATCACACGACGTCGTTTGAttaggggtacagccagcttggCTGTACCCGAGGGCAGCCAAAAAATTGCGATAGAAAAGGGTGTTACTAGTTTGAGTGGGCCTAAAATCAAGTAAGAACTCATTTTGGTGGGCTTTTAAAAAGCTGAGAGTAAGACAATGTATTCCCATATTTTTGGATTATAAATTTAAAGcattatttttgtaaatagGCTATCTCTAATTTTTGGTTCATATGTTCTAATATTGAGTAACGTAGAGTTGCAAATTGGATTCAACCAATGGAGAAGAATTTGTGGTTTTATACTTAATGATATTTAAGGATTAAGCCGTTTGGTTGAACGATTGAGGTAATGTTTATGTCCAACATTTAAGTTTATATGCCCGTATATGAAATGTGTAACTATTATGTTCAGCAAttatatttatgcatgtatctAAAAGTATTATTATGTTATTTTTATGTCCAACATCTAAGGTTATATGTCCGTATGTGTATTATTTGTGATTATATGAATATTACGTGATTTATGTGATGATGATATGATGTATGAGTTAAAGTTTTATGAGTACGATTATGTTAATatgttactatgttatgatGTTAAAGACGTTGTTCGGGAATAATTAcgatatttataaagttattttaaagaaagacgatgttgcttttgtcggcATGGAAAAGTGAACTGAATTAGTAAATGGGCAAGTTACAGGTGGAGGCAAGTTAAagtcaaagttaaagttaaagggaaacagttcccccctgaaaagatgtaagaaaagtcccgccaaagcctgtacttgccaatgagctgtaaaggaaatgattccttGCCGACACAGTTTTCAAAATAACGAGACTAAGTTAGTTATTACCGAACAATAAATGTTAATGATTGATATgtgccaaatgattttcaaaataaaaccgttttgacgggctggagtaatattactgagttttccactcatttttggcatttttctgtgtttttcctgttttctatttttatgacGATGTACAGGTTGACTAAGGGGCTCAAGTTGCTCAAAGAAGATCGAGTTATTACTGGAGTTGGTATTTTATTATGGAGACACGATATCGAGCTGAGAgattatttattatggaaatTGGTTATTAAGGTTGTTATAAGAATACTGAATTGTATTTATTTTGGGAATATTGTATTATTTATGGAATGTTAATAAGGATTGTTTTATTTGTGGCCCATACCCACGGGTCCCAGGATCAATTAAgcctaattccgctgctaatgatCATCTAAGTGCGATTTATTACCGATAATTAAGGAGCcgaaaagtcggggcgttaACTTATatgtagaaacggaattgtaaattcctttcatttgttcctttgttttcctatttcttgtaccttttctaatagccttaagaattgaattctctagtgttgacttttatactttgtttagacatgtccaatgtcattccaacaaagttcttaccatttatgttaaatatttttgtttcaactagatgatcttaccagaagcttctaaagttctctaagcatcgatctattcgaatgtctagggtctagatgaaggaaataatgcccttggtccaagtatgcattctatgttaagtctaataaatgcggttcagtattaattgacaagttaataattcagtgagatcaagtgagctgaatgcctagctagaggccgcttcagttcaagtggaattaatgatattaatccacagcttactcttgactgaacccgtagggtcacacaaatagtacgtaaacggatcaagtatctaatggcattagatactctatctatgaatattcggaaccgacggattttggtttcagtgggagctaagatcgtcacaggcaagaaatgaatactccggaaacgatgatattgccggaaacggaaatatggatcgtatcggaaatataaatattatccaagtcgtagatgttgccggaaacggaaacatggtacgtatcggaaaatattatcggaaatggaaatattgccagaatcggaaatattgccggaaacggaaatattgtcagaatcggaaatattaccggaatcggaaaataattccggaaacggaaatattaaatatttgttcgaaacggaaattaattccggaatcggaaatattaaatattgttcgtatcggaaatgaattccggaatcggaaaatttaatcggaagcgcatcgtacgaataagcatcggacgaggcctgccggacgaggcccagcacgaagccaggccatcgcccagcaagccaagcgcgccgcacaaacagcaaggccaggcccagcaggctgcgcgcagcgcgcagcgcgcacagcgcgcacagcacgcgcagcgcacagcgcgcacagcgcgcgcagcgcgcagcgcgcgcgggcgctgagtgggctgctgctcgcgcgcacgcatgaggcccatcgtggctgtcgtgcgtgtgtgtgcaagtgtttgtgttcgtgcacgtttcctaaaacatgcagagttcggttaatgattaaattcctaattctaattgataaattaattaaattagagttcttgtaggattctaggtttgattaatttgtatctgaataggatttcgattccctttccataccgctataaatatgaggctagggctcacaatttataacacaagtttcaaagtattcaaagtgagtttttgagagaaaattcaaacacacatcttgctcaaattgccgaaattttatagtaccttaagggcgattctagttggtcaatcttaaggcggatccggacgtgctgtggactatctacggagggacgacacttggagtcctaaagacttgttcttgttcggttcgggcgcagctagggaaggcacgcaacaaagagtatgcatctattctatgctaaatgattatgtgtaaataatatgtattcctgggtttatggtttttccgcatgatttatgaattgtcatatgtatcataacctaacagtggtatcacgagccccttattattttcataatctaaattgcatgaacatggttaaatattacaaatttgcaagaattaaaaggggtgattaattttcgtaattgttaattaattgcaaattgcgtttatttaattatacgtacgcagtttttcggcagtttcttcgttactcatccgaattgagtgatttttgtgtcaattccgcatgtaaaaggcattctaaaaattttgacaaaaatagtatttttctgccgaacccagaattctcaaattcgaagcctaactatgacttttcgaaggttttagtttttcgaatgcaaaatttcgtaaatttaagatgttaaattaaatatttgcgattcttgttgataaatcttgaatttttgattgacctactgcatatgtttaacaagtttgaatgcctagtcttgttaattatgcaatctaattattaattatgattaatttgttgaaaattagaataatttagaattaatttgattttcataattaattgtaatttaattagaaacctatgattaaaaaccaccataaaaattgtgaatttacgataaattttaaattttatgacctagacttgaatccatatcaatcggaaatcaattggataataaattttcgatttttcgccctaaaattatgaaattaatattatttattaatttgtcattaattttaaatataaattttaaattttatgcgattcgttcataaaacttgcacgcacgaagcaatggacgcttcgtgttacccttaaggggtgttgtataatgcgggcatgcgacgacgagcaagggagctcgtcgcccgtgcggcacgaatgcaatgagcaagggcgtagtgcacgagcacaaggcagcagccctgccttgtgtcgtgtgccacgagcaatgaacgaatgggcatgggcgaagagcgagccaaggcagtcgcgtgtgggcagcaagcgagctgcgccacaacgcgcgctgcctcgcacaagagcgcgcagcctcgcgcgcagcgagcgcaagctcgcgtgccacgagcgctgcgcccagcattactcgcgcgcacagcgagcgatgtcgcccgcccagcgagcgatgtcgcgccccag contains:
- the LOC110774695 gene encoding uncharacterized protein isoform X1, whose product is MDVRDEIDMNKLQNPPKSKKKTKMPKEKKETTGRSSEEQKIGNAKQPDMKETGKYEIEKEIEAEKQIDTFQEQPQRLILKFKRRPTKSQPEVQKVLSEGDGKACTTSETEVQKPLSEGDKKSSSKSQPEVQKTSSEIDQEESSKSLVQRKIATKNR
- the LOC110774695 gene encoding uncharacterized protein isoform X2, which codes for MDVRDEIDMNKLQNPPKSKKKTKMPKEKKETTGRSSEEQKIGNAKQPDMKETGKYEIEKEIEAEKQIDTFHEGDGKACTTSETEVQKPLSEGDKKSSSKSQPEVQKTSSEIDQEESSKSLVQRKIATKNR